A DNA window from Sulfitobacter sp. BSw21498 contains the following coding sequences:
- a CDS encoding alpha-hydroxy acid oxidase: MSDFEQTAHTTLANDVFAYLEGGAEAELSLHQNRAAFGRIGLLPKLLADCGGGHTRVTILGQPAAHPIMVAPMAFQRLFHAQGENATGLACAAQEAVMVLSCQTSTAPEEIAAIPGRRWFQLYMQADHDSTMSLVTRAVACGAEALVVTLDAPINGLRDREVAAGFALPDGVRPVMLDPLPQPHRPQLQDGQSVVFDGMMVFAPTWKDLTRLIADSPVPVIIKGCLRAEDARRFVDAGVAGIIVSNHGGRVLDTVPAPVTRLAAVVQAVGQDVPVYLDGGIRRGSDVFKALALGAEAVLVGRPVMHGLIVDGARGASQVLRRLRDELEVTMALCGCATVADITPDMLTPFEESRP, encoded by the coding sequence ATGTCAGACTTCGAACAAACCGCCCATACGACCCTCGCCAATGACGTGTTTGCCTACCTCGAAGGCGGCGCGGAGGCAGAGCTGTCGCTACATCAGAACCGTGCCGCCTTTGGCCGGATCGGCTTGCTGCCGAAATTGCTGGCCGATTGCGGGGGCGGGCATACGCGCGTCACGATATTGGGGCAACCTGCCGCGCATCCTATCATGGTCGCACCCATGGCGTTTCAGCGGCTTTTCCACGCGCAGGGCGAAAATGCGACCGGGCTGGCTTGTGCGGCGCAAGAGGCGGTGATGGTGCTGAGCTGCCAGACCAGCACAGCGCCCGAAGAGATCGCAGCCATTCCCGGACGACGCTGGTTTCAACTTTATATGCAAGCCGATCACGACAGTACGATGTCTTTGGTCACCCGCGCCGTTGCCTGCGGAGCAGAGGCGCTGGTGGTCACGCTGGACGCGCCGATTAATGGCCTGCGCGACCGCGAAGTCGCGGCCGGTTTCGCCCTGCCGGACGGGGTGCGCCCCGTGATGCTGGATCCTCTGCCGCAACCGCATCGACCTCAGTTGCAGGATGGGCAAAGCGTGGTGTTCGACGGCATGATGGTCTTTGCGCCCACGTGGAAGGATCTGACACGACTGATCGCGGACAGCCCCGTTCCGGTAATCATCAAGGGGTGCCTGCGTGCCGAGGATGCCCGCCGGTTTGTCGATGCCGGTGTCGCGGGGATCATCGTGTCGAACCACGGGGGGAGGGTGCTGGATACCGTGCCCGCACCGGTGACGCGGCTGGCCGCCGTGGTGCAAGCGGTGGGGCAGGATGTGCCGGTCTATCTGGACGGCGGCATCCGGCGCGGGAGCGATGTGTTCAAAGCACTGGCGCTTGGGGCCGAAGCGGTGCTGGTCGGCCGCCCCGTGATGCATGGGTTGATCGTCGACGGGGCGCGGGGGGCCAGTCAGGTGCTGCGGCGTCTGCGTGACGAGCTAGAGGTGACGATGGCACTTTGTGGCTGCGCGACGGTTGCAGACATTACCCCCGACATGCTCACCCCGTTCGAAGAGTCGCGCCCCTAG
- a CDS encoding energy transducer TonB codes for MSFAYAPKYGAGLMLGAGLSIGLHGALVALWLTQASAYEPPEEAGIQGRELIDLAEVEMIMAAPETDLPDGPPAEDSQATLESPAEREEAKASNDPLLAQIPHTPDDPELQFKIANPDQEVDTDKEATETPTELQEETQNENAAQSTAAAPKASPGQDEQDQSSAKEQGLTDAERAEITDWQKSLVLALNAAKDYPRRARDARAEGTTTVAFALDEYGQIKAREVSKSSGWPVLDQAALNIFDRLETLPRPPSTMGAGPFNLAIPISYRFR; via the coding sequence ATGAGCTTTGCCTACGCCCCGAAATACGGAGCCGGTTTGATGCTGGGTGCGGGGCTGAGCATCGGCCTACACGGTGCGCTGGTCGCACTGTGGCTGACGCAGGCCTCTGCCTACGAGCCGCCGGAAGAAGCGGGCATTCAGGGCCGAGAGCTGATTGATCTGGCCGAGGTCGAGATGATCATGGCTGCGCCCGAAACGGACCTGCCCGATGGCCCGCCCGCCGAGGATAGCCAAGCCACATTGGAAAGCCCTGCCGAGCGCGAAGAAGCCAAAGCCTCCAACGACCCGCTGCTGGCCCAGATCCCGCACACTCCCGACGACCCCGAGCTGCAGTTCAAGATCGCCAACCCCGATCAAGAGGTCGACACGGACAAAGAAGCGACAGAAACGCCGACCGAGTTGCAGGAAGAGACCCAAAACGAAAACGCCGCACAAAGCACCGCAGCGGCCCCAAAGGCGAGCCCCGGTCAGGATGAACAGGATCAAAGTTCTGCCAAGGAACAGGGTCTGACAGACGCAGAGCGGGCAGAGATCACCGATTGGCAAAAGTCGCTGGTACTGGCACTGAACGCCGCCAAGGATTACCCCCGCCGCGCCCGCGACGCCCGAGCCGAGGGCACAACGACGGTGGCGTTCGCGCTGGATGAATACGGTCAGATCAAAGCGCGCGAGGTGTCGAAATCATCGGGCTGGCCCGTGCTGGATCAAGCCGCGTTGAACATCTTTGACCGCCTTGAAACTCTGCCGCGTCCGCCATCGACGATGGGGGCCGGTCCGTTCAATCTGGCGATCCCGATCAGCTACCGCTTCCGCTAG
- a CDS encoding mechanosensitive ion channel family protein: MEEVDANPGLIFDKLDGWLDGFFRLLPNIGVALVVAVVFWFLGIGIGALIRKTAGRRGRDNLGNVGGSLMRWAVTVVGFMLAVTIIAPTVTPGDLIAGLGVSSVAIGFAFKDILQNMLAGILILLRQPFEVGDQIVSGGHEGTVEKIETRATMIKTYDGRRVVIPNSDIYTDSVVVNTAFDTRRSEYDIGVGCNDDWDTARKVMQDACAGVEGVETDPAPETIPVELGDSANIIRLRWWTKSDRASQIHTFGAVLQAVYKALDQKGIDMPYPTQVHLFHDQTEETDGNRRAQREGWPAGEGDVPKSRAQKRDEQKPQDRSSNA, translated from the coding sequence ATGGAAGAAGTCGATGCGAACCCCGGCCTGATTTTTGATAAACTCGATGGCTGGTTGGACGGCTTCTTTCGATTGCTACCAAATATCGGGGTCGCACTGGTGGTGGCAGTCGTCTTCTGGTTCTTGGGAATTGGCATCGGTGCATTGATCCGCAAGACCGCAGGGCGGCGTGGGCGTGACAATCTGGGGAACGTTGGCGGATCGCTGATGCGGTGGGCCGTAACGGTTGTCGGTTTTATGCTGGCCGTCACCATCATCGCGCCAACCGTCACCCCGGGGGATCTGATTGCCGGGCTCGGCGTCAGTTCGGTTGCGATTGGTTTCGCGTTCAAGGATATTTTACAGAACATGCTCGCCGGTATATTGATCCTGCTGCGTCAACCGTTCGAGGTTGGCGATCAGATCGTGTCGGGGGGCCATGAAGGCACTGTCGAAAAGATCGAAACCCGCGCCACGATGATCAAAACCTATGATGGTCGTCGCGTCGTGATCCCCAACTCGGACATCTATACCGACAGCGTGGTGGTCAACACTGCCTTTGACACGCGACGGTCCGAATATGACATTGGTGTCGGCTGCAATGATGACTGGGATACGGCCCGCAAGGTCATGCAAGACGCCTGCGCTGGCGTTGAGGGCGTGGAGACAGACCCCGCACCCGAGACAATCCCCGTCGAGCTGGGGGATTCAGCAAATATTATCCGACTGCGCTGGTGGACGAAATCTGACCGCGCGTCGCAAATCCATACGTTCGGGGCCGTGCTGCAGGCGGTCTATAAGGCGCTGGATCAAAAGGGGATCGACATGCCTTATCCAACTCAGGTGCATCTGTTCCACGACCAGACAGAGGAAACAGACGGCAATCGCCGTGCTCAGCGCGAAGGGTGGCCCGCGGGCGAGGGCGACGTTCCGAAATCGCGTGCCCAGAAACGCGACGAACAAAAGCCACAAGACCGATCCAGCAACGCCTAG
- a CDS encoding Fe2+-dependent dioxygenase, with product MLLCVENILSPQEVAHIRSVIDTAQWDDGRNTAGAQSAQTKRNQQIPLDSPVLPDLQTLVLQRLMGHPTWVSAALPLHVLPPMFNRYEEAETFGVHVDNAIRVNPQTGQRLRTDLSCTLFLNDPEDYDGGELVIEDNYATQSVKLPAGHCVLYPSTSLHQVTPVTRGARVASFFWVQSMVRDGGQREILFDLDQSIQELSASAGLNDPTAVRLTGIYHNLIRQWAET from the coding sequence ATGTTGCTCTGCGTCGAAAATATCCTGTCACCGCAGGAAGTTGCCCATATCAGATCTGTCATTGATACGGCCCAATGGGATGATGGTCGCAACACCGCCGGCGCGCAGTCGGCGCAAACCAAACGCAACCAGCAAATTCCGCTCGACAGCCCCGTTCTGCCCGACCTGCAGACATTGGTGCTGCAACGGTTGATGGGCCACCCGACGTGGGTTTCCGCGGCCCTCCCGCTGCATGTGCTGCCCCCGATGTTCAACCGCTACGAAGAGGCGGAGACCTTTGGCGTGCATGTCGACAATGCCATCCGCGTGAACCCGCAAACCGGCCAGCGCCTGCGCACGGATCTATCGTGCACGTTGTTCCTGAACGACCCCGAAGACTATGACGGCGGCGAACTGGTCATCGAAGACAATTACGCCACCCAATCGGTCAAGCTGCCTGCGGGGCACTGTGTGCTCTACCCGTCGACCTCGCTGCATCAGGTCACACCCGTCACCCGTGGCGCACGCGTCGCATCTTTTTTCTGGGTCCAATCGATGGTGCGCGACGGCGGCCAGCGCGAGATCCTGTTCGATCTGGATCAATCCATCCAAGAGCTGTCAGCCAGCGCGGGCCTGAACGACCCGACCGCCGTGCGCCTGACCGGCATCTATCACAACCTCATCCGGCAATGGGCAGAGACCTAA
- a CDS encoding ATP-binding protein: protein MGQRAEEYGRTLDGVGGFIAASDEVTAQDMLTYAASVHVADGSYVLDGIGFATPDNLEADSSRTDFTVRHMAPLNAFDGMLGNIFSDHPDFLATAIAARDSDQTLSSLPMEHGGIWHSLLIKPIFLPLASGESTPDREGSFFGFAFAMLDVPEIFRDLFPSQKDLINLEVSFYRSDSTAFQPGTTSAYPDHVPQFSYKRDHYGYGQRMTFSWGSTPIFEAAQPNRAKWIVLGLSLVITTLILVIQSVILKRNLTISQTVADKTRELETQHQEKRSILENAMLPIISVRQSGEILHLNNAARRYLSAAGFTKDATGDFIQDHLPQVNIYRADGGTKIVVPPLPGSNEPRTLEVEKNTWLTADRETRITLMLRDITDSQRRALKIAETEQRWSLALSSAHIGVFDMDLENDTSVVSDTWREIMQCPADPNRPNPYASKMQHIHPDDIAIVEKTEMACINGMTDRAEARFRVRVGRDNWRWIKSDAVVVERAEDGTALRMLGIQIDITETYKLEQMKHDFVATVSHELRTPLTSIRGALGLLEAQTQNDPNASAVRLVQIASANCDRLVALVNDILDMEKINAGSMSVAPKPEKLGDIVALAAEQVEPYATEWKVEIDVAPPAPNHHVLTDKNRIMQVLTNLLSNACKFAYPDTAVTVTTTPMGDMTKISVSNLGNGISDEFRERIFQPFSQAEASNTRQRGGTGLGLNISRHLVEAMGGEIGYDSVPGEETVFWFTCPSTDEDPDVALVA from the coding sequence ATGGGACAGCGCGCAGAAGAATACGGCAGAACGCTGGACGGGGTTGGGGGGTTTATTGCGGCCTCTGACGAGGTGACGGCGCAGGATATGTTGACCTATGCTGCATCTGTCCATGTCGCCGACGGTTCCTATGTGCTTGATGGCATTGGTTTTGCCACGCCCGATAACTTGGAAGCGGATTCAAGCCGCACAGATTTTACAGTGCGTCATATGGCACCCTTGAATGCTTTTGATGGCATGTTGGGAAACATTTTTTCAGATCATCCCGATTTTCTGGCCACTGCAATAGCAGCACGCGATAGCGACCAAACCCTGTCCAGCTTACCTATGGAGCATGGCGGCATATGGCACTCATTGCTGATCAAGCCCATTTTCCTGCCTCTTGCGTCGGGCGAAAGCACGCCCGATCGTGAGGGATCATTCTTTGGGTTTGCTTTTGCAATGTTGGATGTCCCGGAAATATTTCGCGATTTATTCCCGTCTCAAAAGGACCTTATTAACCTAGAGGTGTCTTTCTATCGATCCGACAGCACGGCCTTTCAGCCCGGAACAACAAGCGCCTATCCAGATCACGTTCCCCAGTTTTCTTACAAGCGCGATCACTATGGCTATGGCCAGCGCATGACTTTTAGTTGGGGCAGCACCCCGATCTTCGAAGCGGCGCAACCCAACAGGGCCAAGTGGATTGTGCTAGGGCTTTCACTGGTCATTACCACGCTGATCCTCGTGATCCAGTCGGTGATCCTGAAACGCAATCTGACGATCAGCCAGACCGTTGCCGACAAAACCCGCGAACTTGAGACGCAGCATCAGGAAAAACGCTCGATTCTCGAGAACGCAATGCTTCCCATCATCTCGGTGCGGCAGTCGGGAGAGATCCTGCATCTCAACAATGCCGCCCGCCGGTATTTGAGCGCCGCAGGCTTTACCAAGGATGCCACCGGCGATTTCATTCAAGACCATCTGCCCCAAGTCAACATCTACCGCGCGGATGGCGGCACCAAGATCGTCGTGCCGCCCCTGCCCGGCAGCAACGAGCCGCGCACGCTGGAGGTCGAGAAAAACACCTGGCTAACCGCCGACCGAGAAACCCGCATTACGCTGATGCTGCGTGATATCACCGACAGCCAGCGCCGCGCGCTCAAGATCGCTGAAACCGAACAACGCTGGAGCCTCGCGCTGAGCAGTGCGCATATCGGTGTTTTCGACATGGATCTGGAAAACGACACGTCGGTGGTATCGGACACATGGCGCGAGATCATGCAGTGCCCTGCCGACCCCAATCGCCCGAACCCCTATGCCAGCAAGATGCAGCATATACACCCCGACGACATCGCAATTGTCGAAAAGACCGAAATGGCCTGCATCAACGGTATGACCGACCGCGCCGAGGCCCGCTTTCGCGTTCGGGTCGGTCGCGACAACTGGCGCTGGATCAAATCTGACGCCGTCGTGGTTGAAAGAGCTGAGGACGGGACCGCGCTGCGGATGCTGGGCATCCAGATCGATATAACCGAAACCTACAAGCTCGAGCAGATGAAGCACGACTTTGTCGCCACCGTCAGCCACGAACTGCGCACGCCGCTAACCTCTATCAGGGGCGCATTGGGCCTGCTTGAAGCGCAAACTCAGAACGACCCGAACGCAAGTGCCGTTCGTCTGGTCCAAATCGCCTCGGCCAACTGCGACCGTCTGGTAGCGTTGGTAAACGACATTCTGGATATGGAAAAGATCAACGCGGGCAGCATGAGCGTTGCCCCCAAACCCGAAAAGCTTGGTGATATTGTCGCACTGGCAGCCGAGCAGGTCGAACCCTATGCCACCGAATGGAAGGTCGAGATCGACGTCGCCCCTCCTGCCCCCAACCACCACGTGCTGACAGACAAGAACCGCATCATGCAGGTGCTGACAAACCTGCTGTCGAACGCGTGTAAATTCGCCTATCCTGATACTGCCGTGACCGTGACCACCACCCCGATGGGCGACATGACGAAAATCTCGGTCAGCAATTTGGGCAACGGCATCTCGGACGAATTCCGCGAGCGTATCTTCCAACCCTTCTCGCAGGCCGAGGCCTCTAACACGCGGCAACGCGGCGGGACCGGGTTGGGGCTCAATATCTCGCGCCATCTGGTCGAGGCAATGGGCGGCGAGATCGGGTATGATAGCGTCCCGGGCGAGGAAACCGTGTTTTGGTTCACCTGTCCCTCCACCGACGAAGACCCCGACGTCGCGCTTGTTGCCTAA
- a CDS encoding DUF421 domain-containing protein, with translation MFFDNTVLDVLARGFVLSGVALFWIILMVRIVGLNSFSKMTNFDFVTTIAFGSLLAGAAQASDWKAFFQTLVATACLFLFQFTLSYFRRRSSTVLHTIQNAPVYLMKDGKICEEAMRVMRVSRSDLMEKLRESNVSRLSDVRAAVFETTGEVSVLCGDEIDDAMLEFVKDV, from the coding sequence ATGTTTTTCGACAACACGGTACTCGACGTTCTGGCGCGCGGCTTTGTCCTAAGCGGTGTGGCGTTGTTCTGGATCATCTTGATGGTGCGGATTGTCGGGCTGAATTCATTCTCCAAGATGACCAATTTCGACTTTGTGACGACAATCGCCTTCGGCTCTTTGTTGGCAGGGGCGGCGCAGGCATCGGACTGGAAGGCGTTCTTTCAGACGTTGGTCGCGACGGCGTGCCTGTTTCTGTTCCAGTTTACGTTGTCGTATTTTCGGCGGCGCTCTTCGACGGTGCTTCATACCATTCAGAACGCGCCGGTATATTTGATGAAGGACGGTAAAATCTGCGAAGAAGCCATGCGGGTAATGCGTGTGTCGCGCAGCGACCTGATGGAGAAACTGCGCGAATCCAACGTCTCGCGATTAAGCGATGTACGTGCTGCGGTGTTCGAGACGACGGGCGAGGTTTCTGTTCTGTGTGGGGACGAGATCGATGACGCCATGCTAGAGTTTGTTAAAGACGTCTAA
- a CDS encoding TonB-dependent receptor — translation MTQTKTPHSLRGHTASRSIGMMTAAAISAASPAALYAQSGDEPLLLPGIEVETSEPQAAKPKPQPAKKRAAAPAPRVTPAPAPAPVVAQAPVVAAPAAPAAPVAGENGLSPFANPEAGYQAVRSGNSLLTQPLVDTPRTVTAVTQDVLRDKNATSVRELARTTPGITLGTGEGGNAFGDVLFIRGFRSSNDVFIDGVRDSGVAVRETFMAEQVEITKGPSGSIGGRSTTGGAVNLVTKKAQDTDFVKTTTTLGTADLARQEVDWNKVWNDRFKTRIGAVAQVSDVAGRDGSKDDRLGLSVAAEYEATDRLTLDFEAYQLQMKQMPDWGVPWDGTNNVPFTEAGAGRPTLDRDTFYGNPDRDFHDATQSVATFGATFEIAPGMTFTNRSRLSRTENDYIVSAPERPNTSDADPQNWTLTASPKSRYQVNEVASNTSELSFGFNTGSARHDMIAGFALSREEISQRGYVGLSSEVGGGTAEDRLAGCTVSIYNPDTSGCSTATPVRSADATLTDVTTRSLYLNDTITFNPQWQLNLGARLDDYSVSRTTTQAGAETLSRDDTLFNWNAGVVWKPRENGSVYLSYATSSNPVGDELDAGGGSYNGIDSSNLLLEPEENTAIELGTKWQFGNLTATAALFQTTKDNARESSGGRGAPVVTTATGEYRVRGIELGFGGNITEKLSLFGGATLMDSEVLKSSNPDNVGEEFANIAHEQFNVLARYDVNDQWSFGGQATWRGSVQGGTFAATNGNELPSHWRFDLMADYHITDDASVNFRIDNVLDETYYDALYRSGTPFVYVAPGRSASISVSMKF, via the coding sequence ATGACACAGACGAAAACACCCCACAGCTTGCGGGGCCACACGGCCAGCCGCAGCATCGGCATGATGACCGCCGCCGCAATCAGTGCGGCCTCTCCAGCAGCGCTTTATGCGCAATCCGGCGACGAGCCGCTCCTGCTCCCTGGGATCGAAGTTGAAACCTCTGAACCACAGGCCGCCAAGCCCAAGCCGCAACCCGCCAAGAAACGCGCGGCCGCGCCAGCGCCACGCGTGACACCTGCACCTGCCCCCGCGCCTGTCGTAGCCCAAGCCCCCGTGGTCGCAGCCCCCGCCGCACCTGCCGCGCCGGTTGCCGGCGAGAACGGCCTGTCGCCTTTCGCCAATCCCGAAGCCGGATATCAGGCGGTTCGGTCGGGCAACTCGCTGCTGACGCAGCCGCTGGTGGACACGCCGCGCACTGTTACCGCCGTGACGCAAGACGTGCTGCGCGACAAGAATGCGACGTCGGTCCGCGAACTTGCCCGCACCACACCCGGCATCACACTGGGCACAGGCGAAGGCGGCAACGCATTCGGCGACGTTCTATTCATCCGTGGCTTCCGGTCCTCTAACGACGTCTTCATCGACGGCGTGCGGGACTCCGGCGTTGCCGTGCGCGAAACCTTTATGGCCGAACAGGTCGAGATCACCAAAGGGCCGTCCGGCTCCATCGGTGGGCGTTCCACCACAGGCGGCGCGGTCAATCTGGTGACCAAAAAGGCGCAAGATACGGACTTCGTCAAAACCACCACAACCCTTGGCACCGCCGATCTGGCACGGCAGGAAGTGGACTGGAACAAGGTCTGGAACGACCGTTTCAAGACCCGCATCGGTGCCGTCGCCCAAGTCAGCGACGTTGCAGGCCGCGATGGTAGCAAAGACGACCGTCTGGGTCTGTCGGTTGCCGCTGAATACGAAGCGACCGACCGTTTGACACTGGATTTCGAAGCCTACCAGCTGCAGATGAAGCAGATGCCCGACTGGGGCGTTCCATGGGATGGCACCAACAACGTGCCCTTCACCGAAGCCGGTGCGGGTCGTCCGACGCTGGATCGCGACACCTTCTACGGCAACCCCGACCGCGACTTCCACGATGCGACACAAAGCGTTGCCACCTTTGGCGCGACATTTGAAATCGCGCCGGGCATGACCTTTACCAACCGCAGCCGACTAAGCCGGACAGAAAACGACTATATCGTGTCTGCTCCTGAGCGTCCCAACACTTCGGATGCCGATCCGCAGAACTGGACCCTGACCGCCTCCCCCAAGAGCCGGTATCAGGTGAACGAAGTGGCCTCCAACACCAGCGAGCTGTCTTTTGGCTTTAACACCGGATCGGCACGCCACGACATGATCGCGGGCTTCGCGCTGTCGCGTGAAGAGATCAGCCAGCGTGGCTATGTCGGATTGTCCTCCGAAGTCGGTGGCGGCACCGCAGAAGACCGTCTGGCAGGGTGCACTGTCTCGATCTACAACCCCGACACCAGCGGCTGTTCCACAGCGACACCGGTACGCAGCGCGGATGCGACGCTGACCGATGTCACGACGCGGTCGCTGTACCTGAATGACACGATCACGTTTAACCCGCAGTGGCAGCTGAACCTTGGTGCCCGTCTGGATGATTACAGCGTCAGCCGGACCACCACCCAAGCCGGTGCTGAAACGCTGTCGCGCGATGACACCTTGTTCAACTGGAACGCGGGTGTTGTCTGGAAGCCACGTGAGAACGGGTCGGTCTACCTGTCCTATGCCACCTCATCCAACCCTGTCGGGGACGAACTGGATGCCGGGGGCGGTAGCTACAACGGGATCGATTCCTCGAACCTTCTGCTTGAGCCCGAAGAAAACACCGCGATCGAACTGGGCACCAAATGGCAGTTCGGCAACCTGACCGCCACCGCAGCGCTGTTCCAGACCACCAAGGACAACGCCCGTGAAAGCTCCGGCGGTCGCGGCGCGCCTGTTGTGACCACGGCGACCGGTGAATACCGCGTCCGCGGGATCGAACTGGGCTTTGGCGGCAACATCACCGAAAAGCTGAGCCTCTTTGGCGGTGCGACCCTGATGGACAGCGAAGTGCTGAAAAGCAGCAACCCCGACAACGTTGGCGAAGAGTTCGCGAATATCGCACACGAGCAGTTCAACGTACTGGCCCGTTACGACGTCAACGACCAGTGGAGCTTTGGCGGTCAAGCCACATGGCGCGGCAGTGTTCAGGGCGGCACATTCGCGGCCACCAACGGCAACGAGCTGCCCAGCCACTGGCGCTTTGATCTGATGGCGGACTACCACATCACGGATGATGCCTCGGTCAATTTCCGCATCGATAACGTGCTGGACGAAACCTACTATGACGCGCTGTACCGCTCCGGCACGCCGTTCGTCTATGTGGCGCCGGGTCGCTCTGCGTCGATCTCTGTCAGCATGAAGTTCTAA
- the exbB gene encoding tonB-system energizer ExbB — protein sequence MKFPSILLAAVLVATPQLAAADTASVNIALITWVNEWIGPALSDPMRIAAQQGGHSPLAMFMGADIVVKAVMFGLAIASVLGWAVWAGKIVQVSWANARLRRSYRKLAKAGAVKGAAAKSFSGPMRAMVRAALAEIAISDGLNKAGIKERVASELSRIEAGAARSMQSGAMVLGSIGSTAPFIGLFGTVWGIMNSFIGIAESGSTSLTVVAPGIAEALLATAIGLVAAIPAVLLYNHITRVVTGYRARVGDAAALVERCLSRDLDRAERITDVPHTTADIATKLAAE from the coding sequence ATGAAATTTCCGAGTATCCTTCTGGCGGCTGTCCTTGTCGCAACGCCGCAACTGGCCGCAGCCGACACCGCGTCGGTCAATATCGCGCTGATCACATGGGTCAATGAATGGATCGGGCCTGCCCTGTCCGACCCCATGCGCATTGCTGCGCAGCAGGGCGGTCATTCTCCATTAGCGATGTTCATGGGCGCGGATATTGTCGTCAAGGCGGTGATGTTCGGGCTGGCGATTGCCTCGGTTCTGGGCTGGGCCGTGTGGGCGGGCAAGATTGTACAAGTTAGCTGGGCCAACGCACGGCTGCGCCGGTCCTATCGCAAGCTCGCCAAGGCAGGTGCTGTCAAAGGCGCTGCTGCGAAATCCTTTTCCGGGCCTATGCGCGCCATGGTCCGCGCCGCTTTGGCAGAGATCGCTATCTCTGACGGGTTGAACAAGGCCGGCATCAAGGAACGCGTCGCATCCGAACTTTCGCGGATCGAGGCCGGTGCTGCACGGTCAATGCAATCGGGTGCGATGGTCCTCGGCTCCATCGGGTCGACAGCGCCGTTCATCGGGCTTTTCGGCACGGTCTGGGGCATCATGAACAGCTTTATCGGCATCGCGGAAAGCGGCAGCACCAGCCTGACAGTTGTGGCCCCCGGTATCGCCGAAGCGCTTTTGGCCACCGCCATCGGTCTGGTCGCCGCGATCCCTGCCGTGCTGCTGTACAATCATATTACCCGCGTCGTGACCGGCTACCGTGCGCGTGTCGGTGATGCGGCGGCCTTGGTTGAACGCTGCTTGTCGCGCGATCTGGACCGCGCCGAGCGTATCACCGACGTGCCCCACACCACCGCCGATATCGCCACCAAACTGGCAGCGGAGTAA
- the exbD gene encoding TonB system transport protein ExbD, whose translation MGVRLSDGGDDLAPNADINITPFIDVMLVLLIIFMVAAPLSTVDVNVELPVATGTPTPRPDDPVFVTIHQDLSLSVGEEDVSLGDLNMRLGILTRLDLGTRIYINADRSVPYGEVMAVMNRMRSEGYLKIGLVGLEEEGGAAPATAGDLATFPPAAAAQDAPE comes from the coding sequence ATGGGCGTGCGACTTTCAGACGGCGGCGACGACCTAGCCCCGAACGCAGATATCAACATCACCCCGTTCATCGACGTGATGCTGGTGCTGCTGATCATTTTTATGGTGGCGGCCCCGCTGTCCACCGTGGACGTCAACGTGGAACTGCCGGTCGCCACCGGCACCCCCACGCCGCGCCCCGATGATCCGGTCTTTGTTACCATTCATCAGGACCTGAGCCTCAGTGTCGGCGAAGAGGATGTATCCTTGGGTGATCTCAACATGCGTCTTGGTATCCTGACCCGTCTGGATCTGGGCACGCGCATCTATATCAATGCTGATCGCTCTGTCCCTTATGGCGAAGTGATGGCGGTGATGAACCGCATGCGCAGCGAAGGCTATCTGAAGATCGGGCTGGTCGGGCTTGAGGAGGAGGGCGGCGCGGCCCCCGCTACGGCTGGCGACCTTGCCACTTTTCCGCCTGCCGCCGCTGCGCAGGACGCACCCGAATGA
- the urtE gene encoding urea ABC transporter ATP-binding subunit UrtE — MLEVENLDLHYGQSRILYEVSFQAPKGQITTLIGNNGVGKTSTLKAIAGRHPASGGTITVDGTPVRMTTAFQAANAGIAYVPQGREVFAMMTVEENLETGFACLPKAEHQIPDHIYDLFPVLRDMKARRGGDLSGGQQQQLAIARALITRPRVLLLDEPTEGIQPNVIQQIGDALRLLRAQGDMAIVLVEQNADFAYALGDSFIVVEGGRNGTRKLKADYTKDMLIADLAL; from the coding sequence ATGCTTGAAGTCGAGAATCTGGACCTGCACTATGGCCAAAGCCGCATCCTCTACGAAGTGTCTTTTCAGGCCCCCAAAGGGCAGATCACGACGCTGATCGGCAACAACGGGGTGGGCAAGACATCCACGCTCAAGGCGATAGCGGGGCGGCATCCGGCCTCTGGCGGGACGATCACCGTGGACGGTACGCCCGTGCGGATGACCACAGCCTTTCAGGCGGCGAACGCAGGCATTGCCTATGTGCCACAGGGGCGCGAGGTCTTTGCGATGATGACAGTCGAGGAAAACCTTGAGACGGGGTTTGCCTGCCTGCCCAAGGCCGAGCATCAGATTCCCGACCATATCTACGATCTGTTCCCCGTCCTGCGCGACATGAAGGCGCGGCGCGGGGGCGATCTGTCGGGCGGGCAACAGCAACAGCTGGCCATCGCGCGGGCGCTGATCACGCGGCCTCGGGTCTTGCTGCTGGACGAACCCACCGAAGGCATCCAGCCCAATGTGATCCAGCAGATCGGCGATGCCCTTCGGTTGCTACGCGCCCAAGGTGATATGGCGATTGTGCTGGTCGAACAGAACGCCGATTTCGCCTATGCGCTGGGCGATAGTTTTATCGTGGTCGAGGGCGGGCGCAACGGCACGCGCAAGCTAAAGGCGGATTACACCAAGGACATGTTGATTGCCGATCTGGCGCTTTAG